Part of the Microbacterium sp. Clip185 genome is shown below.
CGCCTATTGCGGGCTGGCACTGCCGGTTCTCGCCGTCGGCGTCTTCCTGACCTTCGTCGACCAGACGGTGGTCCTTCTGATCTTCGCAGCGCTGGTCTTCGTCGCTACGGTGGTGGCGGCCACGATGATGCGAGCGAGAAAGGCACAGGCATGAGCGATTCGACCCAGATCAGAACTGATGTGCCGCCCAGCGGCACGGGATGCGTCGAGTGCGAGCAGACGGGCAGTTGGTGGCTGCATCTGCGCCGTTGTGCCGCCTGCGGCCATGTGGGCTGCTGCGACGACTCGCTCGGCAAGCACGCCACTGCGCATTGGCGCGCCACCGGGCATCGCATCATGCAGAGCTTTGAGCCCGGCGAGGACTGGTTCTGGGACTACGAGTCCGAGACCATGGCGTCTGGCCCCGAGCTCGCGCCCGCCCACTCGCATCCCGTGTCGCAGACCGCACCCGGTCCCGCGGATCGGGTGCCCGCCGACTGGCAGTCGCTGCTGCGGGACTGACCGCGCGCGCCCACCGCGTTCAGGCGAGGTTCGCCGCCACGCGCACGATGAGGGCGGCTACCTCGGCGGGGTGCGTGTGCATGAGCAGGTGCGGGCCCTCGAGTTCGAGGATCTGGCGGACCCCCGCGCGCTCGTAAGCCCAACGCAGGGCATCCGGGTTCACGACGCGGTCGGCGAGGCCGATCACGCCCCAAGAGGGTGTCGTGCGCCACGCCGCCGCCTG
Proteins encoded:
- a CDS encoding UBP-type zinc finger domain-containing protein; protein product: MSDSTQIRTDVPPSGTGCVECEQTGSWWLHLRRCAACGHVGCCDDSLGKHATAHWRATGHRIMQSFEPGEDWFWDYESETMASGPELAPAHSHPVSQTAPGPADRVPADWQSLLRD